The window gAAAAGGTAAGTTCAACTGTTTTTGTGCCTCTATAGTTCCATGTTTTCTCCGATTGTCAACTATTAATctttgtctctgtaagtcaccttggataaaggagtcttcTAAATGATAATTACTATCTCGGCAGTGGTAGGCGGTAGAGTGATGTCCTTTGGAACATAAACACGTTGTGACATTGTCTCTTTAAACAGTCTTTCAGTACGAATAGTATTTAAAAAGACCTGGAGAAAAAACTGCAATAGCTACAGCTGTAGTACTCGGAGCCAAGGTAGCGGTCCCTGCTGACTTAATTTCATTATCATTGTTTAGTGCAGGGGAGCGAGAACTAGGGGCACTGGGGGTGTGGCACCCCCTGCTGGTGCAGTGATAAAACCTGCTAGTTTCAGTAATCTTATGAGCTCTGTGTGCAAAACACAATAACCAACCTGACTGTCACATGTacaccataacatctatcccagtgtagcaccataccccctttctctttccttactgaggataccataacatctatcccagtgtagcaccataccccctttctctttccttactgaggataccataacatctatcccagtgtagcaccataccccctttctctttccttactgaggataccgtaacatctatcccagtgtagcaccaaccccccattctctttccttactgaggataccataacatctatcccagtgtagcaccaacccccctttctctttccttactgaggataccataacatctatcccagtgtaccaccaacccccctttctacttccttactgaggataccgtaacatctatcccagtgtagcaccaacccccctttctctatccttactgaggataccataacatctatcccagtgtagcaccaacccccctttctctttccttactgaggataccataacatctatccaagtgtagcaccaacccccgtttctctttccttactgagaataccataacatctatcccagtgtagcaccaacccccctttctctttccttactgagaataccataacatctatcccagtgtagcaccaacccccctttctctttccttactgaggataccataacatctatcccagtatAGCACCAACCCCcgtttctctttccttactgagaataccataacatctatcccagtgtagcaccaacccccctttctcttttcttactgaggataccataacatctatcccagtgtagcaccaacccccctttctctttccttcatGAGGATACCATAAAGCTGTTGCTGTCACTCAAACACTTGTGTTGTTTTCCAGGGAAATGAAGATGGGATTCCTGGGGAGGACCTGTCTCATTGTCTTGAGTTTGCTACCAGCTGTTTCTACACAGAGAGGTGAGAGGGACTGTAGAAATGAAACTGATGAAGAGACACATCACTAATGCTACCCTGAAGATATTTCTACAGGACAGATCCACTGAGATGCAAGATCACAAGTTCAGAGCTGTCCTATTTTTATGGGAAGGGGAATTGTAGTTCAATTTGCCTGTTCAGTCTCCTAACTTACTAACAGTCCACTGGGGCTTCGGTTGAGTTCTGGACCAGTGGGTCTAATGCACTAGTgttcatagctggatgtttagtgtagaagtcccagggtcacagcttatagctcatatctcatagctggatgtttagtgtagaagtcccagggtcacagcttatagctcatatctcatagctggatgtttagtgtagagctcccagggtcacagcttatagctcatatctcatagctggatgtttagtgtagagctcccagggtcacagcttatagctcatatctcatagctggatgtttagtgtagaagtcccagggtcacagcttatagctcatatctcatagctggatgtttagtgtagagctcccagggtcacagcttatagctcatatctcatagctggatgtttagtgtagaagtcccagggtcacagcttatagctcatatctcatagctggatgtttagtgtagagctcccagggtcacagcttatagctcatatctcatagctggatgtttagtgtagaagtcccagggtcacagcttatagctcatatctcatagctggatgtttagtgtagagctcccagggtcacagcttatagctcatatctcatagctggatgtttagtgtagaagtcccagggtcacagcttatagctcatatctcatcgctggatgtttagtgtagaagtcctagggtcacagcttatagctcatatctcatagctggatgtttggtgtagagctcccagggtcacagcttatagctcatatctcatagctggatgtttagtgtagaagtcccagggtcacagcttatagctcatatctcatagctggatgtttagtgttgagctcccagggtcacagcttatagctgttatctcatagctggatgtttagtgtagagctcccagggtcacagcttatagctcatatctcatagctgtgCGCTGCTTCTTCTTCTACTAGGGTACTGTCTGAGTAAATGCTTGTTTGTTTCTAAttgccagtgttttgtttttcagaaggcAGCTCTGTtgttggctctgatcagcccATCATCACCTCTCCTGGTGAAGATGCCATCCTGGCCTGTCACATCACCCCCAGTCTTAGTGCTGTGGACATGGAAGTGAGGTGGTACAGAGACAGCTTCGATATCCCAGTTCATTTATATGACTATCAAAGCGATTGGACAGATATTCAGGACAGTGACTATCGGGGCCGCACTGCTCTCTCTATATTGGGGCTGCAGGAAGGCATTCTCTCTCTGTACCTGAGAAACCTCCGACACACTGATAGCGGGGTCTATTACTGCTATGCCTCTGATGGAGTCTGGGATGGGCAAGGAAAGACTGAACTGATAGTCAGAGGTTAGGGCATGAATTGCAATGTATTTTCATCTGAAATAACACCTCTATATCCTGCAGACCTGGATGGTGAGtctatcagtgtgtgtctcactgtctctattccctaacagctctggggacccagccctcaatctctatggactctacacaaggagagcagacccggctggtgtgcagatcagaggggtgGGACCCTGAACCTGAAGTGATCTGGagagacagggatggaaacaatgTGACATCACTGTCCAACACAACAGTGCAGAGGGACAGTCAGGGGCTCCTCAGTGTCAGCAGCTACATCAAAATCAAACAGCAGTCCAACGTGTTCTCTTGTCTGGTTAGAAGTAAAACACCCAAACCAGACTGGGAATCCAAACTCCACATATCCAGTGAGTATCACATGTTTGTGGATTGAGCCTGACTGACACCATAGATTAAAGTCACCATGATGGGGCATcaacatctgaatcaaacacatgaactagtggaccagtcaatatctgaatcaaacacatgaactagtgggccagtcaatatctgaatcaaacacatgaactagtggaccagtcaatatctgaatcaaacacatgaactagtggaccagtcaatatctgaatcaaacacatgaactagtggaccagtcaatatctgaatcaaacgcATTTGGGGGTGGTGATGGGGGGGGGGCAGTCCTCCAGTTTGACTTTCTGCGCTGTTGGGAGGGTGTTTGTGTTCCAGTGTgttgagctgctgtgttgttttccaggTGATTTTTTCCCAGGAGTCTCTGGATGGATGGTGGCTTTCTTCTTGACTTTAGCTCTCAGTATTGGAGTCATTCCTCTGCTGGTGATCCAATGGAGAAGAATGGATGGTATGAACTTTATCATTATCATGAGGCAGTTCATATACAGTAGctctgtgcattttaaacatgtcaaacagGTTTACAGTAATATTGACTGTACTGTTTTTCTTCTAGCCATGGAGAGGAAGCTTGAGCCTATGGGTAAGTAAAGCACTTAATGAAGAGATGCTgaaaacccattccaggtttctgcAGCAGTATCTTAAACTACCACACCCATAAATAAAGACATCCCTGGACCTGAAATCCAACTCATTAGAAATGTTTATAAGCAAGTTTTTTCATGTTAATTTAACTGGTTGTGTTTTTTATACTGCAATTGAATCTATACttgagctgaaataaccacacactgttctgtctgattcattttaatctgcactggagctgaaataaccacacactgttctgtctgattcatttgaaTCTGTACTggtgctgaaataaccacacactgttctgtctgattcattttaatctgtactggagctgaaataaccacacactgttctgtcttattcattttaatctgtCCTGGAGCTGacataaccacacactgttctgtctgattcatttttttaGCTGCTCTTCATCTTCATAAGGAACTTGGTAAGAACTGTTTTTATAACTTTATTTGTAGAATTTCTGTAAatgtttctatctatctatctatctatctatctatctatctatctatctatctatctatctatctatctatctatctatctatctgtctttcTGTCATGGGCacttccgagcagtcctgaggCCTGACAAAAcgatgctttaaccctttgcagtccatttattaagtgcgtgtcaggcgcgtcaggtccaatttattttcacacgcgcagttaattttagacgtgctgtttaaaagtatttttttccacagtcaaatggatttaaaaggccctgcatatcaacaaatcactcactaggcatctccagccccgcaccACCCTTTcattcactatagctttcacatatgctaagaaataaataataataataattatagccgTACAatccgatcaatcatctcctgatcacttgttttatcaccaaacgcctcaataatgcgatccaagtcattattttattactataatatctgaaaaaagctctgcaaatgtctgtgatattctctgagtgctgatgcagtagcagccagcttgtttccttatggccgcccctatctgatgccagtggcaagtatgactattcatgagatacgccttttttttgttagttttttcggcttgtctcggctcctgtcgctcccactcggccattgaatggttttctcggctttttccagagaaaaaacgactagaaaaaacgactttttgatgatgtcggacagggtccgacattggaatggataggaataattgcaatgtcggaccatgtccaacataggaccgctaaggtttaaaagaaaaactgagTTCCTGACTAGAGGTGAATTTCAAAACTGAGTCCCGACATGTGAATTTCAAAACTGAGTCCCGACATGTGAATTTCAAAGCAGTGCACAATCTAAATTCATGTAACTAGTCTACATGAATCCAAACAGTGCAATTATACACAGTGATCAGCAGCCAAAATAATACATAACGGCATAGCGGCAGTTCCTATACTTTTAGTAGAATGGACCAATCACTGCAATTCTCAGTTTTTACCAATAGAGTTTATACACTCAGCGATCAGGACTTATCTGCAACCACGAgaactctctctctgtctgcttacGAGGGAGCCTCCCTACACCTGAATGAGGCTACCTTTTGTTCTCTAAGCCCTGCCTCTTTACAGGTGAGCTTATTAATCTTAAAGTGGTATACATTAATAGTACATGGAGCAGAGAGTATCTGAACGCTGCTGAAAGGGTTAGGATATCTATCTATATCAATCTGTACACTGGGTGTGGAGGGGGGAGGAGACAGAGAGTGTCTAAACGCTGCTGAAAGGGTTAGGGTATCTATCAATCTGTACACAGGGTGTGGAGGGGGGAGGGTGTGGAGAGTGTTTGAATGCTGCTGAAAGGGTTAGGGTATCTATCTATATCAATCTGTACACTGGGTGTGGAGGGGGAAGGGGTGAGGAGTGTCTGAACGCTGCTGAAAGTTGTcgctattgttttttttgtgttttactgtGCTTTTTGTTATACTGTTTATAAGTATTGTAAAAAGATGTCCGGATAGGCAAGTTTAGAGGGAGGCCACCTTCAAACTATTAAAGGTTGACCAGGCATGGAATAAAGGAGTTTATTTCACTGCAGAAGTGTGCACTCGCTATCAGGGAGGTGGGGGGCTGTGATCATACAGTCTGCCTCTCGTGTGAGCAGAtcggttgttgttgttttagtggcATTGCTGACCAGTTTATTGAAAAGGGAATTGTGAATAACACCCCTGCGGAACTAGCCCGTGTGGTCAGATGATATTGGGTCTAATAAGGGAGGTGGGGGCTGTCAGAACAAGCCAAGCTGACAGAGGAGTTCATTTCTCTGGAGAGATGTGTGCTGGCTATCGGGGAGGTGGGGGCTGTGAGAACAAGCCAAGCTGACAGAGGAGTTCATTTCTCTGGAGAGATGTGTGCTGGCTATCGGGGAGGTGGGGAGCTGTCAGAACAAGCCAAGCTGACAGTGGAGTTCATTTCTCTGTTTCCTATCACCCCTGGCAACCCTACTGTATTTACATGGAACTCTCCACGATAGTCTGCAATAGATTTTATACCTCAGTGTGCAGAATGTAATCCAGCTGTCTTCTTTTCACAGAGTCTATGAGACAGATCCCTAAATCAGGTATGTAGAGTGTGTGTAAATCCACAGCCTGACTCACCCCAGTGTTCTAGAATGGAAGTGGATCCTCAACTCAGCAGGTATGTGTCTCTTCAGTGTATTCCTTTCACAGTGGAGGGTAAAAGAACAGCAAGGAGCCCCGTCTCACTCATTGTGTTTACATCTATAATAAAAAGTGACTTCATGTTAGCAGGTTCATATAAACCCTGCATGCTAAAGTTGCTGGTGACCATGGCATTGACCTAATGTGAGTCATTTTCTACTGTAGACAAATAACTCTTTGTGTAAACTGTCTTCATGTTTGGTAAACAGCTGTATTCTGAGTTTCTTTGCTGGAGTTGTCCAGTAAAAATAACCCCTTTGCTGCCACTTTGctttaacctctggacatatAATTGATACAGAGAACACTCTATAAACACtcactttaatattattattattattattattattattattattattattattattattattattattgtctcctcTCTTCTTCACAGTTGACAGTTTGACTCTGGACCTCGATGCAGCACACCCCCGGCTCACCCTGCCTGTGGATGAGAAACAAGTGAGAAGGAAAAGGCAGGATCATAACAATCCCCAGAGATTTGATTACAGGCGCTGTGTGCTGGGAAGGGAGGGCTTCACTtcagggagacactactgggaACTGGGGGTGGGAGATAATACATTTTGGAGATTAGGAGTCTGCAGAGAGTCTGCCCAGAGACAGGGGGAGTTTATCATGaccccccagcagggttactggactgtggaGTGGGATGGAGATGAAGATAAAGATGAGTTCACTGCTGTCACTGACccccagacccccctccccctgagcctgaagccccagaaactgggggtgtatctggattatgaggaaggacggctctccttttacaatgtggagaccagatctcacatctacactttcactgacatggagttcaatcccaatgataaactctatccattcttctgGTCGTTGGAATACAAAGACCTTGTGCTGGTGTCCCCGGGGAAGATGAATGACAACTTTTTCTTTCTTCTAGTCTGGAAATGGATTGTTGCTGCATCAGGTACTGGTTCACTTTACTACTTGTTTGCTAGAGGCTGATATGCTTgttgatttattattcatttctataACTCCTATCTGGtttgaagtgttacagaacaccgtTGGTGTTTTCAACAAAGACAACTAaccattgtttttaataataataataataataataataataataataataataataataataataatagcatgggTCATgtaggttttattattttatagtattgATCAATTCACTGCGTAATAAAAAGTCTgcagttgttacaataacagcaATGTACAagtttaaagtgttacagaacacgcTTTAGTGTTTATAACAAACACACTCTTACCATTGCTGTCTCCTGTGCTAAACGCATTGGAGAGATATCTTTACTACATGAtatcaattgttttgatatttttattcacataaatTAACTGAGAAATGATGGCGATGGCAaaacagtgtgaggattgtgtcaacttccagctgtgtacctgcctgactcttcacaggaGGAGGTTCTGTTTTAAATAGGGATATGCATGATGCTGATAAAgtgacctcattgtattaattatatagaaatatgaacttaactgatacagacctcattgtattaattatatagaaatatgaactaaactgataaaGACctcactgtattaattatatagaaatatgaactaaactgatacagacctcattgtattaattatatagaaatatgaactaaactgatacatacctcattgtattaattatatagaaatatgaactaaactgatacagacctcattgtattaattatatagaaatatgaactaaactgatacagacctcatggtattaattatatataaatatgaactaaactgatacagaccgcattgtattaattatatagaaatatgaactaaactgatacagacctcattgtattaattatatagaaatatgaactaaactgatacagacctcattgtattatttatatagaaatatgaactaaactgatacagacctcattgtattaattatatagaaatatgaactaaactgatacagacctcattgtattaattatatagaaaaatgaactaaactgatacagacctcatggtattaattatatatatagaaatatgaactaaactgatacagaccgcattatattaattatatagaaatatgaactaaactgatacagacctcatgtattaattatatagaaatatgaactaaactgatacagacctcattgtattaattatatagaaatatgaactaaactgatactgACCTCatggtattaattatatagaaatatgaactaaactgatacagacctcattgtattaattatatagaaatatgaactaaactgatacagacctcatgtattaattatatagaaatatgaactaaactgatacagacctcattgtattaattatatagaactatgaactaaactgatacagacctcattgtattaattatatagaaatatgaactaaactgatacagacctcattgtattaattatatagaaatatgaactaaactgatacagacctcatggtattaattatatagaaatatgaactaaactgatacagacctcattgtattaattatatagaaatatgaactaaactgatacagacctcattgtattaattatatagaaatatgaactaaactgatagagacctcctgtattaattatatagaaatatgaactaaactgatacagacctcatgtattaattttatagaaatatgaactaaactgatacagacctcattgtattaattatatagaaatatgaactaaactgatacagacctcattgtattaattatatagaaatatgaactaaactgatacagacctcctgtattaattatatagaaatatgaactaaactgatacagacctcatgtattaattatatataaatatgaactaaactgatacagacctcatggtattaattatatataaatatgaactaaactgatacagaccgcattgtattaattatatagaaatatgaactaaactgatacagacctcatgtattaattatatagaaatatgaactaaactgatacagacctcattgtattaattatatagaaatatgaactaaactgatacagacctcattgtattaattatatagaaatatgaactaaactgatacagacctcattgtattaattatatagaactatgaactaaactgatacagacctcattgtattaattatatagaaatatgaactaaactgatacagacctcatggtattaattatatagaaatatgaactaaactgatacagacctcattgtattaattatatagaaatatgaactaaactgatacagacctcatgtattaattatatagaaatatgaactaaactgatacagacctcattgtattaattatatagaactatgaactaaactgatacagacctcattgtattaattatatagaactatgaactaaactgatacagacctcattgtattaattatatagaaatatgaactaaactgatacagacctcatggtattaattatatagaaatatgaactaaactgatacagacctcattgtattaattatatagaaatatgaactaaactgatacagacctcatgtattaattatatagaaatatgaactaaactgatacagacctcatgtattaattatatagaaatatgaactaaactgatacagacctcattgtattaattatatagaaatatgaactaaactgatacagacctcattgtattaattatatagaaatatgaactaaactgatacagacctcatggtattaattatatagaactatgaactaaactgatac of the Acipenser ruthenus chromosome 43, fAciRut3.2 maternal haplotype, whole genome shotgun sequence genome contains:
- the LOC117404839 gene encoding butyrophilin subfamily 2 member A2-like isoform X1, which produces MKMGFLGRTCLIVLSLLPAVSTQREGSSVVGSDQPIITSPGEDAILACHITPSLSAVDMEVRWYRDSFDIPVHLYDYQSDWTDIQDSDYRGRTALSILGLQEGILSLYLRNLRHTDSGVYYCYASDGVWDGQGKTELIVRALGTQPSISMDSTQGEQTRLVCRSEGWDPEPEVIWRDRDGNNVTSLSNTTVQRDSQGLLSVSSYIKIKQQSNVFSCLVRSKTPKPDWESKLHISSDFFPGVSGWMVAFFLTLALSIGVIPLLVIQWRRMDAMERKLEPMAALHLHKELESMRQIPKSEWKWILNSAVDSLTLDLDAAHPRLTLPVDEKQVRRKRQDHNNPQRFDYRRCVLGREGFTSGRHYWELGVGDNTFWRLGVCRESAQRQGEFIMTPQQGYWTVEWDGDEDKDEFTAVTDPQTPLPLSLKPQKLGVYLDYEEGRLSFYNVETRSHIYTFTDMEFNPNDKLYPFFWSLEYKDLVLVSPGKMNDNFFFLLVWKWIVAASVDVTLDPDTAHPRLTLSAEGKRVRLGETRQRLPDNPERFDYRRCVVGREGFTSGRHYWQVQVVGNTLWTLGVSRESAPRKGEFSLSSQQGYWTVWWSVGEFIALTAPRVPLLRSLKPQKLGVYLDYEEGQLSFYNVETRSHIYTFTDMEFNPNEKLYPLFCTLDSETDLVLESPDPDPVSAAD
- the LOC117404839 gene encoding butyrophilin subfamily 2 member A2-like isoform X2, which encodes MKMGFLGRTCLIVLSLLPAVSTQRGSSVVGSDQPIITSPGEDAILACHITPSLSAVDMEVRWYRDSFDIPVHLYDYQSDWTDIQDSDYRGRTALSILGLQEGILSLYLRNLRHTDSGVYYCYASDGVWDGQGKTELIVRALGTQPSISMDSTQGEQTRLVCRSEGWDPEPEVIWRDRDGNNVTSLSNTTVQRDSQGLLSVSSYIKIKQQSNVFSCLVRSKTPKPDWESKLHISSDFFPGVSGWMVAFFLTLALSIGVIPLLVIQWRRMDAMERKLEPMAALHLHKELESMRQIPKSEWKWILNSAVDSLTLDLDAAHPRLTLPVDEKQVRRKRQDHNNPQRFDYRRCVLGREGFTSGRHYWELGVGDNTFWRLGVCRESAQRQGEFIMTPQQGYWTVEWDGDEDKDEFTAVTDPQTPLPLSLKPQKLGVYLDYEEGRLSFYNVETRSHIYTFTDMEFNPNDKLYPFFWSLEYKDLVLVSPGKMNDNFFFLLVWKWIVAASVDVTLDPDTAHPRLTLSAEGKRVRLGETRQRLPDNPERFDYRRCVVGREGFTSGRHYWQVQVVGNTLWTLGVSRESAPRKGEFSLSSQQGYWTVWWSVGEFIALTAPRVPLLRSLKPQKLGVYLDYEEGQLSFYNVETRSHIYTFTDMEFNPNEKLYPLFCTLDSETDLVLESPDPDPVSAAD